DNA sequence from the Glycine soja cultivar W05 chromosome 18, ASM419377v2, whole genome shotgun sequence genome:
ataactatGAATATTGCATCGAAGAAAACGACAAAGTAATGCAACGttgaataaaacaataaatggcAGCAACATCTTATAATTATGATCATTATGCTCCTAATTAGATGagtactaattaaaaatacattattgtatgAATCCAGTCTAATTATTtgtcaaagatttttttaaatgtttgacTTCAAATGTGTAGATTAAATGAGCTAAGATTGTTACAACCTAATCAAAGTTTTAAGTTCAAATGCTagatatataatttcattaaatacttgaataaaaaaattattgtttataataatcTTATTCAACTTTAATGGGATTTTTTTCTGTGAAGGATATTtctctatatattaaaaaaaattactaaggatatacttcttttatatatcccaataatttaatatcgagttaaaaattattttatataataaagaataaaacagTAATAcctatgtatatttttaatgtactaAAGTAAAGGATTTCATTTGGTgtatcaaaagaaaaacaattaatgttatttatatttaaattgtgaAGTTAAAAGTTCAACTTCAACTTcattataaacaaattaaatcaaattgtaCACTTATCAAATTtgtaatatgaattttttattatattttataagattGTAAGTAACATTTTCATTTGTTCAGACAAtatctttaaaacattttagtcacaattttatttaataaaacattttaattcaaaatataataaatatccatttatcaaataaattgtGGTCACAAATATTGAATTCGAGtaacatgttaaattggatAACCAGTAGTTCCTATAGAGGATAAAACGACAGATATCGTTTTGGAGTGAACTTAATTGCCTTTTTGAATTATAGTTGGAGCTTGATATCACTCAGGACAAAAGGGTTGCTGTCATGGCATCATGAATCACCAATAATTATTAGTTCTCGTGATTATTATTTCATGAATCGTATGTGTTTTGTTAGTGCCTTATAGAGGCAATATATATTGAACTTGCAAAAGCTTAGTTCACACTCATGGGCCATGTAAATTTTATAAGACTACGTCGTGTCTATGTTCCTAGATAACTATATCTTGAACATGCCAACATGGTTGTCCATAGGTCAATTCAAGGTTGCGTGACTCGAAGGTTTGTGGTGTCAGTTTGCATTCCAACATCCAAGAAGTAACGGCCACCAATGTCCATGGCCATAGTTTCATTATCACCAATCAAGATGTAAGATGTTATGATAAAGTTAGCAAATTAGCCTAAATCATCATCAGAGAGTAATTAGAGCTAACTGACCCACAAATACGTTACAACTAACCACTTATgacaaaatcattattttaggtTGTCATtggttaaaaacataattttgtttataattaatcCTCCTCATAAAATTTGACTGAGAATctttaatagaattttttatttttaattatattttttttcatttataaaaattcaaatttgagaCTTACTTAAAGAATCTAAGATTTATTTTACACATATTCATGAATTTTTTTCctagtatttaaatttttgcatACATGTTCTGTGTGAGTTATTGTCATTGCTTATTTTCCCACTTCTGGGACAATaggaatagaaaaataaatgataaatattgaaGAAACAACTCGCTAATATATTACTTCAAGCTGATACAAATTATGACAAAGAACTGTAATACAATCAATAATttagagtatgtttggataaaagttGAAAGAGTACTTCTGCAAATTTTAATACAGAAAattaagaaggaaaaataattgctttgagagcattttttttttttaatcaaaaggaGTGGGCTAAGGCACCCAACAAGGGTTGACATCCCAACTTCCCTTGAAATATATTgattagaaagcaaaaaaagaacaaaacactTGGGAGGATCAAAACATACCCAAGGAAAATCCTATCGGAATCTATAAGCTGGGAGCCTTTGCCTGTTCCTAAGGAGCTTATGAGCAACAAAAGAAAGGCAGTGAATCCTACCAAAAATGACCAATGCACTTAGTCCTTGATAAAATGGAAGATTTGAAGCTCTTCTGGAATTGCCAAAattctatattaaaattattggaAGCTCCTTGATAAAACTTAGTCCGTGTGTTATACTCTCCCATATTGAGTCTATTTGGTACTGAATTTACTTGTTCTTGTTTCCTTTTAAACAAGGCAAGTAAAACTATTCAAAACACAAGGACTCGATACAAAACTACGTGCATACATCATGCAATTGAATAATTGCACAACATGTACAAGGTTGCATACAAAAGTGCAATGTACTAATATCTTAGTTGAGCTACACATTTTGAAATCTCCTTTCTTTTTACTCTTCATTTTAAGGTCATCAGCATAAAATAAAGACATATTATATCATGCAACTAAAAACATAACTGAGTCTTGACTCCTAACTAAAACTTGAGCcatctcttctctttttctttgcttGTTACTGAATTTGAGGCAGAGGCATGAACTGCTTCAGCATCTGCCAAAGCCTTGCGggtttcatttaattttctcatAGCACCCTCATACACAGCCTTCTCTTTTCTATTGGCATTCACAATGTGCTCAAGCTTTTCAACCCTCATCTTCAAATCCTTCACCTCTTCCTCATAAGCAACCAATGCCCGTCTATCCACCTTTTTACCTTCCTCAGAACCTTTACTTTGCTGCTTCTTCATTGATCCACTGCCAAAAGCCTCACTGTGCATTGCCAGGTGATTGTTTATTAATGCAAAGACATCTGATGCcgattcttcttcctcttttgctGCACGATTCACTTCTGCAAATTTCTTCTCACGTTTTCTTTTGCCACCTCGGCTCCTTTTCTTCTTGCCTTCCTTCCCTTCCCTTTTATGAGACTCCAGTGCGTGATCTAAGGACTGCTTTGGTGGTAGCACCTTCACTGGTATAGGGTCCAGCATTCCCTGACCGGTTACACCTAAACCCATTCCTTCTCTGTACCCCATATTAGCCATCATCTTGGAAGCTATGCCTCTAGTGTGGTTCTCCCACGTGGCAAATGTTGCAGTTTCGGTCTGAATACCTCTCCGTAGGTTGGTACTCTCCAGAAATCCTAAACCTTGTGGTTCCTCTTCCTCGTAGTCACTGGAATCAGATTGTACTAAGCTGGAATCGCTCTCCAAGTCACTCATTTCTGCATGCTCAGACAGCGCCATTTCTTCAGCACCAACTTTCACAGAACTTCCGTTGTCTCGGAAAACAACTTGTCCAACTCCAGCTTTTTCGTCCAAGGACTCGAGCTCGGCTTCTCTCCAAGTGCCTGCATTTGCAGTTGAGACTGCCCATATACTTGACCCCACAAGAGACTGCTTCCAGATTGTAGGCACATATTTCTTAAGAGCAGACAATTGAACATCAAGTCCTGTAGATGCAAATATAAGTCATGATATACAAAACATAATATACTaacagaaagaaaaacaaaaacaaaacaaagaagcaGATTGTGTAAAGCAGCAATCACATATATTGGAAAATAAGCTTATGGGTATACAAAGGCTGAAAGCATACAAACTACCATTAAAAATCAGGTTTTAAAGGGTGTTCTGGATCCAAACGTAAATTACAGGGCTTCTAATTCTTCAAATGTTAAAACATGAATCAATTGGATTAACAGTACTaagtttgtcattttttttttgcctgaTCCCCCAATGTTATTGTGTCTTAATGTATGTTTTAAGAAATTTAGTAAAATATCTGGAAATGATTCAATGAGTAAACCTCTGAATAATTTCACCCAAGATGCCATAAACattaaagaagaaaaggattactattttttcatccaaagtaaaaaaagaaaaaataccaAACACAAAGCACATGATAAATCTAAATGAACTTTAGATGAAGGTTGCAATGATTACACCAGCCTCATGTAGGTGAAAGTACACTAGCCACCTACGTACTTTAAAATGTTATACAAAATTGATATCTCATAATGGAAAAGCATCATAACAAAAATgtcacaatttattaaaaaaatccctTAACATGCTGATTGCTGAAGTTATGTGAACACTCTAATAATTAAACCTTGGACCCTTGAGTTTATTCACATGAACTACTCCCCAAATCTTAACAAAGACTTGACCCAACAGGTTCTCCAAGACACTAGGGTCCAAATGTTCATTGAATATTTgcacttaaaagttaaaagtgCAAGTTAAAAAGTCAATTACAAAGAGGTCTATGTGATTTCACCTCTATCCAATTTTGTTCAATTTGCTCAGCAGCTTACCATGTGATAGGCGACAGTTACTACCAAATCGACATCGTTGTTGTAAAAAGAACTTGCACATCTGCACTTTGGCGTTCTAGTATTAGTACAATGATAAGAAAAGCAATTGATTTGATTGAATAATTTGGAACCAAAATTTGGGAGGAATAACAATGTTAAGGAAAACTTCTTCAAATAAGTAGCATTTTCATATTACTTCACtcacaaatattttatacatataattttcaATCAGAATGACCTTTCTTGATTTACATCATACAAGGAAATTAATGGTAGTTGAGGATGCTTTGAATTCCTTGAGATGGCTTGTAACTAAGATGGTGAGATAAGGATAAGAAAGAAACACAGAAAGAGAAACATGAATATGTTGAATTAAAGGGCTTTGTAACTTCCAATTTTTATAGTTAGAAATATCTCATTGACTGTGTAATTGAAACCTCAAACAAAGaagtttcattttcatttaaaaaaaattactgtatGAAACTTGTTTggaattattatttctttaataacTAAATTCATTTCAAACAGGTGCTATatgtattatataatatttaatatcataACATATCACTTCTAATACAATTTGTAAATCATTCAATTAAAacgattttttcttaaatattgcaGTAAAGTTTTCAAATCACAAGAAAAAGTTcaaagccaaaaataacaaataacagtTAGTCTCTGACTTTCATGAGCCATGTCAGGATTACCAATCAACCATTAACACAACACTCAtgtatgttatatataatacatgTAAAATAGGTTGTTAAGGtataaattcaaatatgaaCAGAAGATCCTAAACTGTCATAACATCAAATCAAGAACAAATGTCCACAGGTCCACATAGAAGTGCAATTGTAGCATATTATACATGTTGCATCCGAATTGGAAAGAGATAACAGTAAAAAGATGGAGGACAAGGAATACATAGaccagaaaaagaaaaccaaaacaaaTACACAGACAGAAGTCTGAGCAATATGATaggaataatataataaagggaatgcaatttaaaagaaaaatcccCAATTATCTGATTTTTCTGTGTCACTGGTTTGGTATTTGAATTCAGAAACTAACATGCTGGAAGATACATATTGTATAAGGGCCAGCACTTGACAGGTATTTACTGAAAATTCCTAATTAAACTATGACAAAATGTACCTAATCACTTTCAACTTTTTGAGGGGTGGAATTCAGAGGTATTGGAGACAGCATACCTTATCATTTGACCTTCTTTTCTACTACTACATAAATCCaaggaaaattgaaaatatagcTTAATACCCATGACCTACC
Encoded proteins:
- the LOC114397467 gene encoding zinc finger CCCH domain-containing protein 18-like, translating into MGSEEERVLENQLELQLQEQRDSLSAIGQALLSDPTNPELLAVHEELVQAIKDAEEGLLHLKRARLLQEADSVLHNTNIFTEEEKVEPLDSTDVEPEPLEDKCYSVGSKCRFRHKDGRWYNGQVVQLDNAVAKVSFLTPTSENMLMCKFFLQQRCRFGSNCRLSHGLDVQLSALKKYVPTIWKQSLVGSSIWAVSTANAGTWREAELESLDEKAGVGQVVFRDNGSSVKVGAEEMALSEHAEMSDLESDSSLVQSDSSDYEEEEPQGLGFLESTNLRRGIQTETATFATWENHTRGIASKMMANMGYREGMGLGVTGQGMLDPIPVKVLPPKQSLDHALESHKREGKEGKKKRSRGGKRKREKKFAEVNRAAKEEEESASDVFALINNHLAMHSEAFGSGSMKKQQSKGSEEGKKVDRRALVAYEEEVKDLKMRVEKLEHIVNANRKEKAVYEGAMRKLNETRKALADAEAVHASASNSVTSKEKEKRWLKF